One genomic region from Candidatus Bathyarchaeia archaeon encodes:
- a CDS encoding CooT family nickel-binding protein: MCEFKVILDGKEVWNDVVYAKAEGGKVTVKDVSGQTREFKNCKIVEVDVNNTRLVLAH; encoded by the coding sequence ATGTGCGAATTTAAAGTCATACTAGATGGAAAAGAGGTCTGGAACGACGTTGTCTACGCAAAAGCTGAAGGCGGAAAAGTAACAGTGAAGGATGTTTCAGGACAGACAAGAGAGTTTAAAAACTGCAAAATTGTTGAAGTAGACGTAAACAATACCCGCTTAGTGCTAGCCCACTAA
- a CDS encoding rhomboid family intramembrane serine protease: MLPLKDLNRPFRTPHVNRMLLIVNIVIFVVYWLSTMEIYFPPTVADKIGYDFTMYPSEIVHGQRLYTLVTSMFMHADWWHLLGNMLFLYIFGDNVEDIFGHIGYLAFYIFCGLAAAFTHILSLYLVPVYQHPELLTAGVVGASGAISGVLGAYLVLFPRARILTLVAYFILPIPAVIFLGVWFLIQWLYVIFEIYSEVAYWAHIGGFIAGMVLALAFGVNRKREKMARFLR, translated from the coding sequence TTGCTTCCATTAAAGGATTTGAACCGCCCGTTCAGAACGCCCCACGTTAACCGTATGCTGTTAATCGTGAACATCGTCATATTTGTGGTTTACTGGCTTTCCACCATGGAAATTTACTTCCCACCAACAGTTGCGGACAAAATTGGATATGATTTTACCATGTATCCTAGCGAAATTGTTCACGGGCAGAGGCTTTACACCTTGGTGACTTCCATGTTCATGCATGCTGATTGGTGGCACTTGCTTGGAAACATGCTTTTCCTTTACATCTTCGGAGATAATGTTGAAGACATTTTTGGACATATAGGCTATTTGGCATTCTACATATTTTGCGGCTTAGCAGCAGCCTTCACCCACATTTTAAGCCTATACCTTGTTCCAGTCTACCAACACCCAGAACTTCTAACCGCCGGCGTTGTAGGAGCTTCCGGAGCAATCTCCGGAGTTTTGGGAGCTTATCTCGTGCTTTTTCCAAGGGCCAGAATCCTAACGTTAGTGGCCTATTTTATTCTTCCAATTCCGGCCGTCATCTTTCTAGGCGTCTGGTTTCTCATCCAGTGGCTTTACGTGATATTTGAAATCTACAGCGAAGTTGCCTATTGGGCGCATATAGGCGGCTTTATAGCTGGTATGGTCTTGGCGCTAGCCTTCGGGGTTAATCGGAAAAGGGAAAAAATGGCTAGATTTCTCCGTTAG
- a CDS encoding Rpp14/Pop5 family protein, whose product MPVKVRRRYLALKMESAEKFESRELLDALWNAILRLYGEYGASKIGLTLIDYDEEKGLAIIRVAHTELEKVRAAIATITEINTKPAVVHVLTASGTLRALHRKVRASH is encoded by the coding sequence TTGCCAGTAAAAGTGAGGCGCCGCTATCTAGCCCTAAAGATGGAATCTGCGGAAAAGTTTGAGTCGAGGGAGCTTCTTGACGCCTTATGGAACGCCATTTTAAGGTTGTATGGAGAGTATGGAGCAAGCAAAATAGGCTTAACATTAATTGATTATGATGAGGAAAAAGGACTTGCCATAATCCGCGTAGCCCATACGGAGCTTGAAAAGGTTAGAGCCGCCATAGCCACAATAACAGAAATAAACACCAAACCAGCAGTGGTTCATGTCTTAACCGCTTCCGGCACCTTAAGAGCCCTTCATAGAAAAGTTAGAGCCAGCCATTAG
- a CDS encoding RNase P subunit p30 family protein: MRRSFADLHLQPNLSDVEQTRRMIAKASELGYRLIAMPVPPSLSLDEKYVQQLRSICQEKAIDYASRLDLKPKTPKELLQLLRRFRRKYEIIAVMCESKAVARQAAKDHRVDLLNFPSIDPHRRFFDKAEAELASNTQASLEIDIKPLLILKGPARIRLLSTLRRETAIAKDFQVPIVVSSGATSELLMRKPLEMAALAALFDLDKPSALDAASKNPLAIVKRNREKLSPHFIAPGIRLIRMGKDCQ; this comes from the coding sequence ATGAGGAGAAGTTTTGCAGACCTACACCTACAGCCAAACCTAAGCGACGTGGAACAAACTAGGCGAATGATAGCTAAGGCTTCAGAGTTGGGCTACCGCCTAATAGCCATGCCAGTGCCACCCTCGCTAAGCCTTGACGAAAAATACGTCCAACAGTTGAGAAGTATATGCCAAGAAAAAGCCATAGACTATGCTTCACGCCTAGATTTAAAGCCGAAAACACCAAAAGAGCTTCTCCAACTTTTGAGGCGGTTCCGCCGAAAATACGAGATAATAGCCGTGATGTGCGAGTCTAAGGCTGTTGCGAGGCAAGCGGCAAAAGACCATAGAGTGGATCTCCTAAACTTTCCATCCATAGACCCCCACAGAAGGTTTTTCGACAAGGCAGAAGCCGAACTAGCCTCCAACACTCAAGCCTCACTAGAGATTGACATAAAACCATTGCTCATTTTGAAAGGTCCAGCCAGAATAAGGCTTCTTTCAACTTTGCGAAGGGAAACGGCCATAGCAAAAGACTTTCAAGTGCCCATCGTGGTTTCAAGTGGCGCGACAAGTGAGCTACTAATGCGGAAACCCCTCGAAATGGCAGCACTGGCAGCCCTTTTTGATTTAGACAAGCCGTCAGCCCTAGATGCCGCTTCAAAGAATCCTTTGGCGATTGTTAAGAGAAACCGCGAAAAGCTCAGCCCCCACTTTATTGCTCCTGGAATACGCCTAATCAGGATGGGGAAAGATTGCCAGTAA
- a CDS encoding RNA-binding domain-containing protein codes for MSSKVPVSHIDVRVFAHATEDEEKVLSAVRNTLPPQVSENIVFKKSNLSGHHGNPITLFEAKIKEKAHVMAFLEKLALGLSILDKEILGGEIEQHIERGCLYIRLDKQAAYLNEFKLGTTDPIHFKIHFKKSDMGEIAEVCRSLGIIP; via the coding sequence TTGTCTTCTAAAGTTCCCGTATCCCACATTGACGTGAGGGTGTTTGCCCACGCAACAGAAGACGAAGAGAAAGTTTTATCAGCCGTACGCAACACACTTCCGCCACAAGTTTCTGAAAACATCGTTTTTAAAAAGTCTAACTTAAGCGGGCATCATGGAAACCCTATAACCCTTTTCGAGGCTAAAATTAAGGAAAAGGCGCATGTTATGGCTTTTCTTGAGAAGCTTGCTTTAGGCTTAAGCATTTTAGACAAGGAGATTTTGGGCGGCGAAATTGAACAGCACATTGAAAGGGGCTGCCTTTACATAAGGCTTGACAAGCAGGCGGCTTACCTAAACGAGTTTAAGCTCGGCACAACAGACCCGATACATTTCAAAATTCACTTCAAGAAATCTGATATGGGAGAGATTGCTGAAGTCTGCAGAAGCCTTGGGATAATTCCATGA
- a CDS encoding ribosomal protein L13e: MAGMKPLVFKKGGKQRLGKGFSLGELKEVKLSLKQALKLGIAVDSRRRTVHEDNVKSLKEFLATSLKPKAKPRAEARAEKVSKSAAAEKKGKAKSVKKKSSK, translated from the coding sequence ATGGCGGGGATGAAGCCGCTCGTCTTCAAGAAGGGTGGAAAACAACGTTTAGGGAAAGGCTTCAGCCTCGGAGAACTGAAAGAGGTTAAATTAAGCCTAAAACAAGCCTTGAAGCTTGGCATTGCAGTTGACTCTCGAAGGAGAACAGTTCACGAGGATAACGTAAAATCTCTGAAAGAGTTTCTAGCAACTTCATTAAAGCCTAAGGCTAAGCCTAGGGCTGAGGCTAGGGCTGAGAAGGTTTCAAAGTCTGCAGCCGCTGAGAAGAAGGGAAAAGCTAAAAGCGTGAAGAAGAAGAGTAGCAAGTAG
- a CDS encoding 50S ribosomal protein L15e, translated as MAYKYIAEAWKKPEESFVDELMRKRLIEWRKEPAIVRVEKPTRLDRARKLGYKAKQGFIIVRVRVRRGGLRKQRPRSGRRPKRMGVKKYKPAKSLRLIAEERAARKFPNLEVLNSYWVGEDGRFKWFEVIMVDPHHPAVKADKDINWICQKQHKGRVFRGLTSAGKKVRGLRKKGRGAEKARPSRKAATGD; from the coding sequence TTGGCGTATAAATACATTGCAGAGGCTTGGAAAAAGCCTGAAGAATCCTTCGTTGACGAGTTAATGCGTAAGAGGCTAATAGAGTGGCGAAAAGAACCAGCAATAGTTCGTGTGGAAAAGCCAACACGTCTAGACAGAGCTAGGAAACTTGGCTATAAAGCGAAACAAGGCTTCATCATAGTCCGTGTCCGCGTTAGGCGAGGCGGACTGCGAAAACAGCGCCCCAGGTCCGGTAGAAGACCAAAAAGGATGGGTGTTAAAAAGTATAAGCCTGCGAAAAGCTTGAGGCTTATAGCTGAGGAGCGGGCTGCCAGAAAGTTTCCAAACCTAGAAGTTTTAAACTCTTACTGGGTTGGCGAGGACGGACGCTTCAAATGGTTTGAAGTCATAATGGTTGATCCGCATCACCCAGCTGTTAAGGCTGACAAGGATATAAACTGGATATGCCAAAAACAGCACAAGGGAAGAGTCTTTAGAGGCTTAACAAGCGCTGGCAAAAAAGTTAGAGGCTTAAGAAAGAAAGGACGGGGAGCAGAAAAAGCCAGACCAAGCCGCAAAGCGGCAACAGGAGACTAG
- a CDS encoding TIGR00289 family protein, whose protein sequence is MRVAVLATGGKDSTLALYRVLRLGYEVKCLVSMIPLREDSWMFHYPNIHLMDLFAEAVGIPLVKGETSGVKEVEVEDLKRLVAELDVDGIVSGAIASNYQRTRIEEICKQLGLKCLTPLWRENPISILREILDLKFEVIITGVCAYGFSKGWLGRKFDAETVDALIELNKRFGVSLVGEGGEYETLVLDAPFFKRKLKIVEAERVWRGQSGYLLVKRAVLEAKP, encoded by the coding sequence ATGCGGGTTGCAGTTTTAGCCACCGGCGGAAAAGACTCCACCCTTGCCCTTTACCGAGTTCTACGCTTGGGCTATGAAGTAAAATGCTTGGTAAGTATGATTCCCCTTAGGGAGGACAGCTGGATGTTCCATTATCCAAACATTCATTTAATGGACCTGTTTGCGGAAGCCGTTGGAATTCCACTGGTTAAGGGTGAGACCTCTGGAGTGAAGGAGGTTGAAGTTGAGGATTTGAAGCGTTTGGTGGCAGAGCTTGACGTGGACGGAATTGTTTCCGGGGCTATAGCCTCAAACTATCAGAGGACGAGGATAGAGGAAATCTGCAAGCAGTTGGGGCTTAAGTGTCTAACACCTCTTTGGCGGGAAAATCCGATAAGCATCTTAAGGGAGATTCTGGACCTAAAATTTGAAGTTATAATAACTGGTGTTTGTGCATATGGCTTTTCAAAAGGGTGGCTTGGGAGAAAATTTGACGCAGAAACCGTTGATGCTTTGATTGAGCTGAACAAGCGTTTTGGTGTTTCCCTTGTGGGTGAGGGGGGCGAATACGAAACACTGGTGCTTGACGCCCCATTTTTCAAGAGAAAGTTGAAAATTGTTGAGGCTGAAAGGGTTTGGAGGGGGCAGAGCGGCTATCTCCTCGTTAAAAGGGCTGTGCTTGAGGCTAAGCCCTAA
- a CDS encoding NAD(P)/FAD-dependent oxidoreductase: MKFDVVVVGAGTAGCLAAKTAAEAGLKVCLVERKAQREIGEKVCGDALGEHHLKNVGLEPPQHGELERRIEGVKIYSPDMETVFTVRHEDFSGYLLNRRLFGQWLLRTALDNGAVLFDSTQCLEPIIDGGFVAGVLAKNMKTGEKVRFEGKTVVDASGFLAVVRRKLPKEMGIEREIANEDVEACYREIRQLKQEVEGKDYCEIYLNQNVTPGGYTWIFYKGSAKVNAGLGVCMRENFPNPKEQFYKHVLTKPVFDGSLLLDGGAWYDPTRRPLDNMVGNGVIITGDAACLVNPIHGGGIGPSMISGYLAGKTIAEALEKGDVSQEALWQYNVRYMENYGTKQASLDVFRLLLLKCKNEDLSYGMKYKLLTEEDVLKAGLGEDFHLNITETAKRVFRGIKRIHFLNKLRVTVNLMNRVKAHYRNYPKTPKDFERWQLKTEALFKEAKSKLMG; encoded by the coding sequence ATGAAATTTGATGTCGTTGTTGTGGGCGCCGGAACGGCTGGATGCCTAGCGGCAAAAACAGCTGCTGAGGCTGGCTTAAAAGTTTGTTTGGTTGAGCGTAAAGCTCAGAGGGAGATTGGCGAGAAGGTTTGTGGAGACGCTTTAGGTGAGCACCATTTAAAGAATGTTGGGTTGGAGCCTCCTCAGCACGGTGAGCTGGAAAGGCGAATAGAGGGCGTTAAAATATACTCGCCAGACATGGAAACAGTTTTCACCGTTAGGCATGAGGATTTTTCCGGCTACCTCTTGAATAGAAGGCTTTTTGGACAATGGCTTTTAAGAACGGCTTTGGACAACGGGGCTGTTTTGTTTGATTCGACTCAATGTTTGGAGCCCATTATTGATGGAGGCTTTGTGGCTGGTGTTTTGGCTAAAAACATGAAGACTGGTGAGAAGGTTCGCTTTGAAGGAAAAACTGTTGTGGATGCCAGCGGTTTTCTAGCCGTTGTTAGGCGGAAACTCCCAAAAGAAATGGGAATTGAGAGGGAAATAGCTAACGAGGACGTAGAGGCTTGCTATAGGGAGATTAGACAGCTCAAACAAGAGGTTGAGGGCAAAGACTACTGTGAAATTTATTTAAATCAGAATGTGACTCCTGGCGGCTACACATGGATTTTCTATAAGGGCAGCGCGAAAGTTAACGCTGGACTTGGAGTTTGCATGCGGGAGAATTTTCCAAACCCAAAAGAACAGTTCTATAAGCATGTTTTAACCAAGCCCGTCTTTGATGGTTCACTGCTGCTTGACGGTGGGGCATGGTACGACCCAACAAGGAGACCTTTGGACAATATGGTTGGAAACGGCGTAATAATAACCGGAGACGCCGCGTGCCTCGTGAACCCCATACATGGAGGCGGAATAGGGCCATCAATGATCAGCGGATATTTGGCTGGAAAAACCATAGCTGAGGCTTTGGAGAAGGGCGACGTAAGCCAAGAAGCCTTATGGCAGTACAATGTAAGGTACATGGAAAACTACGGCACAAAGCAGGCTTCACTTGACGTTTTTAGGCTTCTGCTATTAAAGTGCAAAAACGAAGACCTAAGCTATGGCATGAAGTATAAGCTGCTGACCGAAGAGGATGTTTTAAAGGCTGGTTTAGGCGAGGACTTCCACCTGAACATAACTGAGACGGCAAAAAGGGTTTTCAGAGGCATAAAGCGCATCCACTTTTTAAACAAGTTGAGGGTTACGGTTAACTTAATGAACAGGGTTAAGGCTCATTATCGGAATTATCCAAAAACACCTAAAGACTTTGAGAGATGGCAACTTAAAACTGAAGCGCTGTTTAAAGAGGCAAAGTCAAAGCTTATGGGATAA
- a CDS encoding Lrp/AsnC family transcriptional regulator: MSFKLDEKDLAILDLLQKNCKMTAKEIARKINSPITTVFAKIKRMEQQGIIKEYRAILDHKKLDFGVTAFILASFSYRTSKEEVPLSQRAIAEQISKFPEVQEVHIISGDWDILIKVKDKDVDSVGRFVIDKLRTVKGIEKTLTCMVFDTLKETTTIPIHVSSKVFQRK; this comes from the coding sequence ATGAGCTTCAAACTTGACGAAAAAGATTTGGCGATACTGGATTTGCTGCAGAAAAACTGTAAAATGACGGCAAAGGAGATTGCGAGAAAAATAAACTCGCCAATTACAACGGTCTTCGCAAAAATAAAGAGGATGGAACAGCAGGGGATAATAAAGGAGTACAGAGCCATCCTAGACCATAAGAAGCTGGATTTTGGCGTAACAGCCTTCATACTGGCGTCCTTCTCCTACAGAACTAGCAAGGAGGAAGTGCCGCTTTCCCAGAGGGCTATAGCTGAGCAAATATCAAAGTTTCCAGAGGTTCAAGAAGTCCACATAATATCTGGAGACTGGGACATTCTAATCAAGGTTAAAGATAAGGATGTGGATTCCGTTGGAAGATTCGTGATAGACAAGCTGAGAACAGTGAAAGGCATAGAGAAGACATTAACCTGCATGGTGTTTGATACGTTAAAAGAGACGACAACCATACCTATTCATGTATCTTCAAAAGTGTTTCAGCGCAAATAA
- a CDS encoding asparagine synthetase A — protein MSSGLLESLRKRYLTLRDNGLANVFKVQDEIVSSIRAFLKSEGFVEILAPIIGPATDPGIRGAKQATINYYGVPFKVMSSMILYKQMIITALPKVFALSPNIRLEPLETVKTRRHLTEFRQIDLEVAYATCEEVMELGERMLYHVIANVKNKCHKELGERWKTLKVPRLPFKKYTYKEALEILESVGIKVEYGKEIPWEAEEAISQIHSEPFWITNYPATARSFYYMESEEQPGVLEDFDLIYPEGFGEAISGGKREHRHDRLLERMLKSGENPADYEWYLDMLRVGIPPSAGFGIGVERLTRFICGLENIWDAVPFPKVAGIPSP, from the coding sequence ATGAGCAGCGGTCTCCTTGAAAGCCTAAGGAAACGATACCTAACACTGAGAGATAACGGTCTGGCAAACGTCTTTAAAGTCCAAGACGAGATAGTATCCTCGATTAGGGCTTTCCTAAAAAGCGAGGGTTTCGTCGAAATTTTGGCGCCAATAATTGGACCTGCAACTGATCCCGGCATTAGGGGGGCAAAGCAAGCCACTATAAACTATTATGGCGTTCCCTTCAAGGTTATGAGTAGCATGATACTTTACAAGCAAATGATTATTACTGCTTTGCCAAAGGTTTTCGCTTTGTCACCAAACATTCGACTAGAGCCATTAGAAACTGTGAAAACACGCCGTCACCTAACTGAATTTAGGCAGATAGACCTTGAAGTTGCTTACGCCACATGTGAAGAGGTCATGGAGCTCGGTGAAAGAATGCTCTACCATGTGATAGCCAACGTGAAAAACAAGTGCCACAAAGAGCTTGGAGAACGCTGGAAAACACTAAAAGTGCCAAGATTGCCATTTAAAAAATACACGTACAAGGAAGCCCTTGAAATTCTCGAAAGTGTGGGGATAAAAGTGGAGTATGGCAAAGAAATCCCTTGGGAAGCCGAAGAAGCCATATCGCAAATCCATAGCGAACCCTTCTGGATAACAAACTATCCAGCCACGGCGAGAAGCTTCTACTACATGGAAAGCGAAGAACAACCCGGCGTTTTAGAGGATTTTGACCTTATATACCCAGAAGGCTTTGGAGAGGCAATCTCAGGCGGGAAAAGGGAGCACCGACATGACAGGCTTTTGGAAAGGATGCTAAAAAGTGGTGAAAATCCAGCTGATTACGAGTGGTATTTGGACATGCTAAGGGTTGGAATTCCACCTTCAGCAGGTTTTGGGATAGGTGTTGAAAGGCTTACAAGGTTTATCTGTGGTCTTGAAAACATTTGGGACGCCGTTCCATTTCCTAAAGTCGCTGGGATACCCTCTCCATAA
- a CDS encoding site-2 protease family protein, whose amino-acid sequence MNETIEQASQTEFEKLKEMVCENFQIEEALIEHNIPTFYLKQPQETKQAFLKLLKRLEPMNLVAYLRRSNGRIVLKIFPRAPSRSSNILVNWLLLFATVGTTFAAGYLLSSGSTNPLIGGAAFTVAIMAVLGMHEMGHKLTANKKGIEATPPYFIPGPPPWGTFGAVIMQKSLPPNKDSLFDIGASGPIFGFLVAIVATVVGLPFSTYEWVPKDTPTLPAPLFFRLFAHFLLPPPPVNDYGSGYMLVVMLHPVALAGWIGFFVTMLNLLPAAMLDGGHVARSIFSEKARSILTALSIIFLALVSWPMALFVLFFSMFRHPGPLDDVSELSRSRKILFGVLVVIFVLSSSLYDLFYSIIAFLRGLVGF is encoded by the coding sequence ATGAACGAAACAATAGAGCAGGCAAGCCAAACAGAATTTGAAAAACTAAAAGAGATGGTTTGCGAAAACTTCCAAATAGAGGAAGCCCTAATAGAGCATAACATTCCCACCTTCTATCTTAAGCAGCCTCAGGAAACAAAACAAGCCTTTCTAAAACTGCTTAAAAGACTTGAGCCAATGAATTTGGTGGCTTATCTGCGAAGGTCAAATGGAAGAATTGTCCTCAAGATTTTTCCTAGGGCGCCTTCTAGATCCAGCAACATACTAGTCAATTGGCTGTTGCTTTTTGCAACTGTTGGAACAACGTTCGCCGCTGGCTACTTACTGTCAAGTGGTTCCACAAACCCATTAATTGGCGGGGCAGCCTTCACTGTGGCTATTATGGCTGTTCTTGGAATGCATGAGATGGGCCACAAGCTAACAGCAAATAAAAAGGGCATTGAAGCAACACCACCATATTTTATTCCAGGCCCGCCCCCATGGGGAACTTTTGGAGCTGTAATAATGCAAAAGTCTCTACCTCCAAATAAGGACTCCCTCTTTGACATAGGTGCAAGCGGCCCAATATTCGGCTTCCTTGTCGCTATTGTTGCTACAGTGGTTGGCTTACCCTTCTCAACCTATGAATGGGTTCCAAAAGACACTCCAACCCTCCCAGCCCCCCTTTTCTTTAGGCTCTTCGCCCATTTTCTGCTTCCACCACCTCCCGTGAACGACTATGGGTCAGGCTACATGCTGGTTGTAATGCTGCATCCTGTTGCCTTAGCTGGATGGATAGGCTTCTTTGTAACAATGCTTAATTTGCTTCCAGCTGCCATGCTCGATGGGGGGCATGTGGCAAGATCAATCTTCAGCGAAAAGGCTAGAAGCATCTTGACAGCGCTTTCCATAATCTTCCTCGCTCTTGTAAGTTGGCCAATGGCGCTTTTCGTCCTATTTTTCTCCATGTTTAGGCACCCAGGCCCCTTAGACGATGTTTCTGAACTTTCGAGGAGCAGAAAGATTTTGTTTGGGGTTTTGGTGGTGATATTTGTTCTTTCTTCATCTCTGTATGACCTGTTTTACTCAATAATCGCCTTTTTAAGAGGGCTTGTTGGGTTTTGA
- a CDS encoding polyprenol monophosphomannose synthase — protein MKEAEKSENDYSVAILLPTYCEAENIESLIHTIENLGINSRIIVIDDSSPDGTGEIVKKLQGIYGNITLLTRPFKAGLGTAITHGFRFVLSQKPPSKYVITMDADYSHDPEEIPKLLQQAERGCDIVVGSRYCDGGVVKGWPLTRLAISKIANKVTAKIVALPITDFTSGFRCYSRDYIQKILPNLHSQTYEIQIETLRQASINRARVVETPITFTNRKKGKSKLTKSEILSFLLYIIKTAFRNLKTLSFSKHNA, from the coding sequence GTGAAAGAGGCCGAGAAGAGCGAAAACGATTATTCCGTCGCTATCCTTCTCCCAACATATTGTGAAGCTGAAAATATTGAAAGCCTAATACATACCATTGAAAATTTAGGGATAAACTCAAGGATAATAGTTATAGACGATTCAAGCCCTGATGGGACAGGGGAGATTGTCAAGAAACTGCAGGGAATTTATGGAAACATAACATTGCTGACACGTCCTTTCAAAGCTGGACTTGGAACGGCGATAACCCATGGCTTCCGCTTTGTTTTATCTCAGAAGCCACCTTCAAAATATGTGATCACAATGGATGCTGACTACTCGCATGATCCAGAAGAGATACCTAAGCTGCTACAACAAGCGGAGAGGGGTTGTGACATTGTTGTTGGAAGCAGATACTGCGACGGCGGGGTTGTTAAAGGTTGGCCTTTAACAAGGTTGGCAATTAGCAAAATAGCCAACAAGGTAACTGCAAAAATTGTGGCCTTACCAATAACAGACTTCACAAGCGGTTTCAGATGCTATTCTAGGGATTATATTCAAAAAATTCTTCCGAATCTCCACAGCCAAACCTATGAGATTCAAATTGAAACCCTTAGGCAGGCGAGCATTAACAGGGCTAGGGTGGTTGAAACTCCGATAACGTTTACTAACAGAAAGAAGGGAAAGTCAAAACTGACAAAAAGCGAGATACTGAGCTTCCTGCTATACATTATTAAAACAGCTTTTCGCAATCTCAAAACCTTAAGTTTCAGCAAACACAACGCTTAA
- a CDS encoding glycosyltransferase: MDVSIGICAYNEEENIGALLENLLTKQSLPCNSEIIVICSGCTDETPNIVEKFARKDERVKLILEKERRGKAPALNRILSLYRGKIFVHLDADHLPEPGAINLLLKHFHNPKVGAVSGCQIPVKVDSFMGQVNAVIWGLHNETQRYYHQKGKAQHLGGVLFAIRRGICDRVPEDIVNDDAYMGIVCQQKNYRIIFEEKAIAFFRGPETIIDYINQRRRVVYGHLRVKRETKVSPMILEASPLSDKITIFSRWFKRNWRAFPYFMAACFLEAIVNIMARIDLKKGKPLHKVWKIAATTKKRVYVPEN; encoded by the coding sequence TTGGACGTTAGTATCGGCATATGCGCCTACAATGAAGAGGAAAACATCGGAGCCTTACTTGAAAACCTTTTAACAAAACAATCTCTACCTTGCAACTCAGAAATCATTGTTATATGTTCAGGGTGTACCGATGAAACGCCAAATATTGTCGAAAAATTCGCAAGAAAAGATGAGCGGGTTAAGCTAATTCTAGAAAAGGAAAGAAGGGGAAAGGCACCCGCATTAAATCGAATACTCAGCCTTTACCGAGGGAAAATATTTGTCCATCTTGACGCTGACCACCTTCCAGAACCAGGCGCCATCAATCTGTTATTAAAACATTTCCACAACCCTAAAGTTGGAGCCGTTTCTGGTTGTCAGATACCCGTTAAAGTTGATAGCTTCATGGGACAGGTAAACGCCGTTATTTGGGGCTTACACAATGAAACCCAACGTTATTACCACCAAAAGGGTAAAGCACAACACTTGGGAGGAGTCCTATTTGCTATTAGAAGAGGGATATGCGACAGAGTTCCAGAAGACATTGTGAATGACGACGCATACATGGGGATAGTATGCCAACAAAAAAATTACAGAATCATATTTGAGGAAAAAGCGATAGCCTTTTTCCGAGGACCCGAAACCATAATTGACTATATAAATCAAAGAAGAAGGGTCGTTTATGGACACCTAAGAGTAAAAAGGGAAACAAAGGTTTCTCCAATGATTTTAGAAGCCAGCCCCTTAAGCGACAAAATTACTATATTTTCAAGATGGTTTAAAAGAAATTGGAGGGCGTTTCCCTACTTTATGGCAGCCTGCTTCTTAGAAGCTATTGTAAATATTATGGCGAGAATCGACCTTAAAAAAGGAAAGCCCCTTCATAAGGTGTGGAAAATAGCGGCAACCACTAAAAAACGTGTATATGTGCCAGAAAATTAA